The following proteins are co-located in the Echinicola sp. 20G genome:
- a CDS encoding outer membrane insertion C- signal, producing the protein MKKLLLVFSFLVMCYGLQAQELGIRFGDGYNNVAIDGVFTLGQFSRVHADVNFGNGVGVEALWDFLYRPLADVDGLHWYVGAGPALWIDDPFYFGAAGEIGVEYHFDFPLAIGVDWRPILWIIEDTDFRADSFGINIRYVFGNVDR; encoded by the coding sequence ATGAAAAAGTTATTACTAGTATTTTCCTTTTTGGTGATGTGTTATGGTTTACAGGCACAGGAACTTGGTATTCGTTTCGGAGATGGTTATAACAATGTAGCGATTGATGGAGTGTTTACTTTAGGGCAGTTTAGTCGGGTACATGCTGACGTTAATTTTGGAAATGGTGTAGGAGTAGAGGCACTTTGGGACTTTTTGTACAGACCTTTAGCTGATGTGGATGGTTTGCATTGGTACGTAGGTGCTGGTCCTGCCTTGTGGATAGATGATCCATTTTATTTCGGTGCGGCTGGTGAAATAGGTGTAGAGTATCATTTTGACTTTCCGCTAGCGATAGGTGTGGACTGGAGACCCATACTTTGGATCATTGAGGATACTGATTTTAGGGCTGACTCCTTCGGGATCAATATCCGATATGTTTTTGGAAATGTGGACCGTTAA
- a CDS encoding LytTR family DNA-binding domain-containing protein: MLHNSHNISPPYFDRKLGWIIYPILGISFIFFANDNDFKTLVQLPSFKWDVVFSIFAASLIGFYLAWLTRYLDKKHPWEKDLKKRASWQVLLGILAPLFFSIGLEVIYLQAIDINIRQSGILILELPLSFLYLFIINLLFYLNYISFAYQKNLRSKSTETTSVEKVKILEGAKENLIPVHHISFIRSTEKTLWLHTFQDKQFFQNGTLNDWEAKLPKQFFYRLNRQFIVHRDAIENIEPTATRRLKVVLKNFNGEDIFIPKTKATAFRNWWQS, translated from the coding sequence ATGCTGCACAATTCCCATAACATCTCTCCTCCTTACTTTGACCGAAAACTGGGATGGATCATCTACCCAATACTCGGCATATCATTCATCTTCTTTGCCAATGACAATGATTTTAAAACATTGGTCCAACTCCCCTCTTTCAAATGGGATGTGGTATTTTCCATCTTTGCTGCTTCCTTAATTGGGTTCTATTTGGCTTGGTTAACCCGCTATCTTGACAAAAAACATCCTTGGGAAAAAGATTTAAAAAAACGAGCTTCTTGGCAGGTGCTGTTAGGCATTCTAGCTCCCCTTTTTTTCTCTATTGGGCTTGAAGTAATTTATCTTCAGGCAATTGATATCAATATCCGCCAAAGTGGCATTCTAATTTTAGAGTTGCCCCTCTCCTTCTTGTACCTATTCATCATCAACCTCCTTTTTTATCTCAATTATATTTCTTTTGCCTATCAAAAGAACTTGCGAAGTAAATCCACTGAAACCACATCTGTGGAAAAGGTAAAAATATTGGAAGGCGCCAAAGAAAACCTGATTCCCGTTCATCATATTTCCTTTATCCGTAGTACAGAAAAAACACTTTGGTTACACACATTCCAGGACAAACAATTCTTTCAAAATGGCACCCTAAATGATTGGGAAGCCAAACTCCCAAAGCAATTCTTTTACAGGTTGAACAGGCAATTCATTGTTCACCGGGATGCCATTGAAAACATTGAACCTACCGCTACTAGGCGCTTAAAGGTGGTTTTGAAAAACTTTAATGGTGAGGACATTTTTATTCCAAAAACAAAAGCTACAGCATTTAGAAACTGGTGGCAAAGCTAA
- a CDS encoding serine hydrolase, with the protein MNRTLTILFAILLLSSCREGDDIAPAFYTCGFTFSDSSAENENNAKYQNLMDEIVSNGVVGMTMSVYQPQTGIWISASGKADLHNNIDMKPCNISRVGSTVKMFTAITVLMLAQEGKLDLDDPIADYLQADVIGRIDNADKATIRQLLQHSSGIFNYIQNLKFQTASLNDLIKEWTPDELLSYAEGKKAYFEPGTDVRYSNTGYILLGMLIEQFEGKPFYEVFEEKIFQPLNLSMTQFAAKDPVPDGIVRGYIDLYSKLQVVESTYFSGWDYFTADGGLISNPKDLNTFFQVLMGQKLLNAEYLDQMLTWKSPKEPDPEFFPIAYGLGIFRIETPSGIAYMHSGDAIGYYANMLYFPDDSTSIAYAANSNYGKIDEFLSTKEAMEHIISELKD; encoded by the coding sequence ATGAATAGAACCTTGACCATTTTATTTGCGATACTACTTTTATCCTCCTGTAGAGAAGGTGATGATATCGCTCCAGCATTTTACACTTGCGGTTTCACCTTTTCAGACAGCAGTGCTGAAAATGAAAATAATGCCAAGTACCAAAACTTAATGGATGAAATAGTTTCCAATGGAGTGGTTGGCATGACCATGTCAGTTTATCAACCGCAAACTGGAATCTGGATAAGCGCCAGTGGCAAAGCCGACCTGCACAACAATATTGATATGAAACCATGCAACATTTCAAGAGTGGGTTCAACGGTAAAAATGTTCACAGCCATCACGGTATTGATGCTGGCACAAGAAGGCAAACTGGACCTGGACGATCCAATTGCTGATTACCTTCAGGCTGATGTAATTGGAAGAATTGACAATGCAGACAAAGCTACCATCAGACAACTTCTCCAACATTCTAGCGGGATCTTTAACTATATCCAAAACCTCAAATTCCAAACCGCTTCCCTTAATGACCTGATCAAGGAGTGGACACCTGATGAATTATTGTCTTATGCTGAGGGCAAAAAGGCTTATTTTGAACCGGGGACAGATGTTAGGTATTCCAACACAGGGTATATCTTGCTGGGGATGTTGATAGAGCAATTTGAAGGAAAGCCTTTTTATGAGGTATTTGAAGAGAAAATATTCCAGCCCCTAAATTTATCGATGACACAATTTGCGGCTAAAGACCCTGTACCTGATGGTATTGTGAGAGGCTATATTGACTTGTACAGCAAGCTTCAGGTGGTGGAGTCTACCTATTTCAGCGGTTGGGACTATTTCACGGCTGATGGAGGGCTGATTTCCAACCCCAAGGACTTGAATACCTTCTTTCAAGTCTTAATGGGACAAAAGTTACTCAATGCCGAATATTTAGATCAAATGCTCACATGGAAAAGCCCTAAAGAGCCGGACCCTGAGTTTTTCCCGATTGCTTATGGCTTAGGGATATTTCGAATCGAAACTCCTTCGGGGATAGCCTATATGCACAGTGGCGATGCCATAGGGTATTATGCCAATATGCTCTACTTCCCAGATGACTCCACCTCCATCGCCTATGCTGCCAATAGCAACTATGGAAAAATTGACGAATTTCTCTCTACCAAAGAAGCCATGGAGCATATCATCTCCGAGTTAAAAGACTAA
- a CDS encoding VOC family protein: protein MKKVTGIGGIFFKCQDPDKMKEWYAKNLGMNTDKYGTTFEWRQSDHPDKKGFSQWSPFSDQTTYFQPSQKEFMINYRVENLEELLKELKKEGVTITDEIETYEYGKFIHIMDPEGNKIELWEPNDEEYDKILEVRTK from the coding sequence ATGAAAAAAGTAACCGGAATAGGAGGCATCTTTTTCAAATGCCAAGACCCTGATAAGATGAAAGAATGGTATGCCAAAAACCTGGGCATGAATACCGACAAGTATGGAACCACTTTTGAGTGGCGCCAGAGTGACCATCCTGATAAAAAAGGCTTTTCCCAGTGGAGTCCATTTTCTGATCAAACCACCTACTTTCAGCCTTCACAAAAGGAATTTATGATCAATTACCGGGTGGAGAATTTAGAAGAATTGCTCAAAGAGCTCAAAAAGGAAGGGGTGACCATCACAGATGAAATCGAAACTTACGAATATGGAAAGTTCATCCATATCATGGATCCAGAAGGAAATAAAATTGAACTTTGGGAACCTAACGATGAGGAATATGATAAAATCCTTGAAGTAAGGACAAAATAA
- a CDS encoding PhzF family phenazine biosynthesis protein has product MQLPIVTVDAFTDTPFSGNPAAICLLPGPLAEEGMQLIAAEMNLSETAFLEQTGPASFNLRWFTPMKEVDLCGHATLASAYMLYIEEVVDSQEEISFQTKSGELRVSMVEEEIQMDFPLLETKVDQHPYFVDDFFGQKVVAAASLKGNWILELESYHTLEYVEPEFNVLSLHSEQGIIITAKGNDDFDIYSRYFAPNLGINEDPVTGFAHCALMDYWFKKEGKSSLKAYQASKREGEMRLIKEGDRVKIYGKAVKIFEGFLEV; this is encoded by the coding sequence ATGCAACTTCCCATAGTGACAGTAGATGCTTTTACAGACACCCCCTTTTCTGGTAATCCAGCGGCTATTTGCCTCTTACCAGGCCCATTGGCAGAAGAAGGCATGCAACTGATTGCAGCTGAAATGAACTTAAGCGAAACAGCTTTTTTGGAGCAAACAGGGCCTGCTTCTTTTAACTTGAGATGGTTTACACCCATGAAAGAGGTGGATTTGTGTGGTCATGCTACACTGGCCAGCGCCTATATGTTGTACATTGAGGAGGTAGTAGACAGCCAAGAGGAAATTAGTTTTCAGACTAAAAGTGGGGAGCTAAGAGTAAGTATGGTGGAAGAAGAAATCCAGATGGATTTTCCTTTACTGGAAACTAAAGTAGATCAACATCCTTATTTTGTGGATGATTTTTTCGGTCAAAAAGTAGTGGCAGCGGCCTCGTTAAAAGGAAATTGGATTTTGGAACTGGAAAGCTATCATACCTTGGAATATGTAGAGCCAGAATTTAATGTGCTCTCCCTGCACAGTGAGCAAGGTATCATAATCACTGCAAAGGGAAATGATGATTTTGATATTTACTCCCGTTATTTTGCCCCCAATTTAGGTATCAATGAAGATCCCGTAACAGGATTTGCACATTGTGCCCTAATGGACTATTGGTTTAAGAAGGAAGGAAAGAGTAGCTTGAAAGCCTATCAGGCAAGTAAGCGGGAAGGAGAAATGCGACTTATAAAAGAAGGGGATAGGGTCAAAATTTATGGAAAAGCAGTGAAGATTTTTGAAGGTTTTCTGGAAGTTTAA
- a CDS encoding alpha-L-fucosidase, giving the protein MLFKKITILFSFVLCFTLSNLVHAQEEEILNLNKPEREQWFTDLGFGMFIHWSMDVQLGMVISHSMVGASDDYLNRYVNELPKTFNPINFDAKQWANAAKLAGMKYVVFTTKHHNGYCMYDTETTDFGIMNSPYGQDVTKMIVEACREAGLAVGLYFSPDDFYFLYQQGTLISRVRKEALASGNPELNDYVKRQMKELMTNYGDIDIVFLDGMEQFAKTELAKVCWEINPNVVVTRGAIFTPEQESPESPIPSPWEACYTFGDQWQYRPTNENYKTAKDAILKLIDIKAKGGNLLLNFGPDALGNFPPEQLGVLNEISLWMFINQEVFDETIPHHIIKEDNMWFLTSKDKKTAYIIINEDKWKFGERKNFSIKAFKSTDRSEISVLGHNGKVLEYQKEATPTPTVNQTGNEMNISVTRSQRIYNDRQWRNPVVVKVTAIQ; this is encoded by the coding sequence ATGCTTTTTAAGAAAATAACTATTCTTTTTTCGTTTGTTTTGTGTTTCACATTGAGCAATCTTGTCCATGCCCAGGAAGAAGAAATACTGAACCTCAACAAGCCGGAAAGGGAACAGTGGTTTACGGATTTAGGCTTTGGGATGTTTATCCATTGGAGCATGGATGTGCAGCTCGGAATGGTCATCAGCCACAGCATGGTGGGAGCCTCAGATGACTACCTCAACAGGTATGTCAATGAGCTGCCCAAAACTTTCAATCCCATTAATTTTGATGCCAAACAATGGGCCAATGCGGCGAAGTTGGCCGGAATGAAGTATGTCGTCTTTACTACTAAGCACCACAATGGCTATTGTATGTATGATACCGAAACAACTGATTTTGGCATCATGAACAGCCCATATGGTCAAGATGTAACTAAAATGATTGTAGAAGCCTGTCGAGAGGCTGGCCTGGCTGTCGGGCTATACTTCTCTCCCGACGACTTTTACTTTTTGTACCAGCAAGGAACCCTTATTTCAAGGGTGAGAAAAGAAGCCCTTGCCAGTGGAAACCCTGAGCTCAACGACTATGTAAAAAGACAAATGAAGGAGCTCATGACTAACTATGGGGACATAGATATTGTCTTTTTGGATGGGATGGAACAATTTGCCAAAACAGAATTGGCAAAAGTTTGTTGGGAGATCAATCCTAACGTGGTGGTTACCAGAGGAGCTATTTTCACGCCAGAACAAGAATCTCCCGAAAGCCCTATCCCTTCTCCATGGGAAGCTTGCTACACCTTTGGTGACCAGTGGCAATACCGACCCACCAATGAAAACTACAAAACAGCCAAAGATGCCATCTTAAAATTGATCGACATCAAAGCTAAGGGGGGTAACTTACTTCTTAACTTTGGCCCTGACGCCTTGGGTAACTTTCCACCAGAGCAATTGGGAGTACTCAATGAAATCTCACTTTGGATGTTTATCAATCAAGAGGTATTCGATGAAACCATCCCCCATCATATCATCAAAGAAGATAACATGTGGTTTTTGACTTCAAAAGACAAAAAAACTGCCTATATTATTATCAATGAGGACAAATGGAAGTTTGGTGAACGCAAGAACTTCAGCATTAAAGCATTTAAATCAACTGATAGAAGTGAAATTTCTGTGTTGGGTCATAATGGAAAAGTACTGGAGTATCAAAAAGAGGCAACCCCTACTCCAACTGTAAATCAAACAGGAAACGAAATGAACATTTCAGTTACCCGTTCCCAAAGAATTTATAACGACCGCCAATGGCGTAACCCTGTGGTCGTCAAAGTGACTGCAATTCAGTAG
- a CDS encoding peroxiredoxin: MSLRLGDTAPDFTADSTAGKINFYEYLGDSWGILFSHPADYTPVCTTELGTAAKLKGDFEKRNVKMIALSVDGLESHKGWVNDINETQQTEVNYPIIADEDRKVSELYDMIHPNANEKLTVRSVFIIGPDKKIKLIITYPASTGRNFNELLRVIDSLQLTANYSVATPANWQHGEDVVIAPAIANEDIPAKFPKGHKEIKPYLRTTPQPNL; this comes from the coding sequence ATGTCATTAAGATTAGGAGATACCGCACCGGATTTCACTGCTGATAGTACAGCTGGTAAAATCAACTTTTATGAATACCTAGGGGATAGCTGGGGAATTCTCTTCTCCCACCCTGCAGATTATACTCCTGTATGCACCACCGAATTGGGAACAGCTGCTAAGCTAAAAGGGGATTTTGAAAAGAGAAATGTCAAAATGATTGCCTTGAGCGTGGATGGGCTGGAAAGTCACAAGGGCTGGGTAAATGATATCAATGAAACCCAACAGACAGAAGTAAACTACCCTATCATCGCTGATGAAGACAGAAAGGTATCTGAACTCTATGATATGATCCACCCCAATGCGAATGAGAAATTGACCGTAAGGTCGGTGTTTATCATTGGGCCAGATAAAAAGATCAAATTGATCATTACCTATCCAGCCAGTACAGGAAGAAACTTCAATGAACTGTTAAGGGTGATTGATTCATTGCAGCTGACCGCTAATTATTCAGTGGCCACGCCTGCCAACTGGCAGCATGGTGAAGATGTGGTCATTGCACCGGCCATCGCCAATGAGGATATCCCTGCCAAGTTCCCAAAAGGACATAAAGAAATCAAGCCTTATTTGAGAACAACTCCTCAGCCTAACCTGTAG
- a CDS encoding amino acid carrier protein — protein MLKHLFTCFFLFTLIPLSAQELNVSLTTGNASTLINDGYMEASVQGGKPPYTYRWSNQSTPLDASKATGLVEGVKYSLEVTDSEGKSQKVTEKVKSQSVTEHFNGAFSPLVEGLTTILFWDPFEAIGIYDPRSFAQNKEVEIPGWEAGMKDKFTLKQWLVQSGSHVNEGEPVAVVLSQNQGELRVNAPATGILQPLVKTGETIYNAENKEDLIETGAHVFAKVKYDSPVVLTHPNGDARTHPIPFIVIWLVLGAIFFTVKMGFINIRGFKHAIQLASGKFNEDDAPGKITHFQAFATATSATVGLGNIAGVAIAISLGGAGATFWIIMAGFLGMSSKFVECLLGLKYRTIADNGNIFGGPMNYLRYGLEKRNLKSLGKFLAAFFAVLCVGFSFGGGNMFQANQSYEILSNQFPVLEGLGFWVGVVLAILVGIVIIGGIDSIAKVTEKIVPFMAGLYIFGALVVILVNIGNIGQAFSAIWDGAFNPSALKGGFIGVLVIGFQRGVFSNEAGVGSAAIAHSPVKTNHPPSEGFVGLLEPFVDTIVVCTLTALVIIFTGKHEVEGLGGVALTSEAFASVISWFPYLLAVAVFLFAFSSMVSWSYYGLRAWTYLFGNSKKSELAYKLVFVIFVVVGASVSLGAVLDFSDMMILSMSFPNIIGLYIMSGEVRKDMQNYLKKLKKGELFSSQKNQDKVTA, from the coding sequence ATGTTGAAACATTTATTCACTTGCTTTTTCTTATTTACGCTTATTCCACTTTCTGCTCAAGAGTTAAACGTTTCTTTGACTACCGGCAACGCTTCTACACTGATCAATGATGGTTATATGGAGGCATCGGTGCAAGGAGGGAAACCTCCATACACTTATAGGTGGAGCAATCAATCTACACCGCTAGATGCTTCAAAAGCCACTGGATTAGTTGAAGGTGTTAAATATTCTTTAGAGGTTACCGACAGTGAAGGAAAATCCCAAAAGGTAACGGAAAAAGTAAAATCCCAGTCTGTCACAGAGCATTTTAATGGAGCTTTTTCCCCTTTGGTAGAGGGCTTGACCACCATCCTGTTTTGGGATCCATTCGAAGCCATTGGAATTTATGATCCAAGGAGTTTTGCTCAAAACAAAGAGGTGGAAATACCTGGTTGGGAAGCCGGTATGAAAGACAAGTTTACTTTGAAGCAATGGTTGGTGCAGTCAGGTAGCCATGTAAATGAAGGAGAACCAGTAGCCGTAGTTCTTTCTCAAAACCAAGGAGAATTGAGGGTAAATGCACCTGCTACGGGCATCTTGCAGCCTTTAGTTAAGACTGGAGAGACCATTTACAATGCAGAAAACAAGGAGGATTTGATTGAAACGGGCGCACATGTATTTGCGAAGGTAAAATACGATAGTCCGGTTGTATTGACCCATCCCAATGGAGATGCACGAACCCATCCCATACCATTTATCGTTATCTGGCTGGTTCTTGGAGCCATTTTCTTCACCGTCAAAATGGGTTTTATCAACATCAGGGGTTTTAAGCACGCTATCCAATTGGCCTCGGGTAAATTCAATGAGGATGATGCTCCTGGTAAAATAACCCACTTTCAGGCCTTTGCCACAGCGACTTCTGCCACGGTGGGTTTAGGTAATATCGCCGGTGTAGCCATAGCGATTTCCCTTGGCGGAGCTGGAGCCACCTTTTGGATTATTATGGCCGGCTTCCTGGGTATGTCTTCCAAGTTTGTAGAATGCCTACTTGGTCTAAAGTACAGGACCATTGCTGACAATGGCAATATTTTTGGCGGCCCCATGAATTACCTTCGCTATGGACTGGAAAAAAGAAACCTTAAGTCCTTGGGTAAATTCCTTGCTGCCTTCTTTGCCGTGCTTTGTGTAGGATTTTCATTCGGGGGTGGAAACATGTTTCAGGCTAACCAGTCCTATGAAATTTTATCCAATCAATTTCCTGTTTTGGAAGGTTTGGGCTTTTGGGTAGGTGTAGTACTAGCCATCTTGGTGGGTATTGTGATCATTGGCGGAATTGATAGCATTGCCAAGGTAACGGAGAAAATTGTTCCTTTTATGGCAGGTCTCTATATTTTTGGTGCCTTGGTAGTGATCTTAGTCAATATTGGTAATATTGGACAAGCATTTTCTGCTATTTGGGATGGCGCTTTCAACCCTTCTGCCCTCAAAGGTGGTTTTATTGGTGTTTTGGTAATCGGTTTCCAAAGAGGGGTATTTTCCAATGAAGCAGGTGTTGGTTCTGCTGCGATTGCCCATAGCCCTGTGAAGACAAACCATCCTCCATCTGAAGGCTTCGTAGGACTATTAGAACCTTTTGTGGACACCATAGTGGTATGTACCCTGACAGCATTGGTCATCATTTTCACCGGAAAACATGAAGTGGAAGGTTTGGGAGGAGTAGCCCTAACATCTGAAGCCTTTGCCAGTGTCATCTCTTGGTTTCCCTACCTATTGGCCGTTGCGGTATTTTTATTTGCGTTCTCCTCCATGGTCTCGTGGTCCTATTATGGCTTAAGAGCTTGGACCTACCTGTTTGGGAATAGCAAAAAGTCAGAATTAGCTTATAAATTGGTATTTGTTATTTTTGTGGTAGTTGGAGCCTCGGTCAGCTTGGGGGCTGTGCTAGACTTCTCCGATATGATGATTTTGTCCATGTCATTTCCTAATATCATCGGACTTTACATCATGAGTGGTGAGGTCAGAAAGGATATGCAAAATTACCTGAAAAAATTAAAAAAAGGAGAACTGTTTTCAAGTCAGAAGAATCAGGATAAAGTAACTGCCTAA
- a CDS encoding DUF4038 domain-containing protein: MKTIFQYYSKSKKASKKHKKNNTKLLQSSLIALLYLALLCPAFGQLSVSENGRYLVKQDGKPFFWLGDTAWGLFQKLDREEVDFYLKERAEQGYSVIHAAAVHKNPFIVPELENSYGDKAFANEALMKPAITEGNDPEDSNAYDYWDHVDYIIDKAEEHGLTLVFLPLFGMTEGDAYNLITPGNAYQYGTFLGKRYQHKGNLIWCMGGDVLAESPTQKAIWNLLARGITEGIAQSEDYSQTLMTYHVRGGHSSSDYFENAPWIDFHMIQTWDSYTKIYGIVSNDYNHKITKPVLHGEGAYEDGPEYPTKPITPHKIRKQAYWATFAGGMHTYGNTNIWSFGSNPKYFTEDWKEALLSEGAQSMFIYQAFFQSINWWDFIPDQSVFLEGKGDGDHLNVAMQSESNQQLLVYFPEPAEVILDLKIFKGEKDIFIKWFDPKTGKEIKPTKEKNKGTLSIKTPNEMEDALLLLSSRK, encoded by the coding sequence ATGAAAACCATATTTCAGTACTACTCAAAAAGTAAAAAAGCCTCAAAAAAACACAAGAAAAATAATACCAAGCTGCTTCAATCAAGCTTAATTGCCTTACTCTACCTAGCACTTTTGTGTCCCGCTTTTGGTCAATTAAGCGTAAGCGAGAACGGTCGATATTTGGTAAAACAGGATGGCAAACCTTTCTTTTGGCTGGGAGATACTGCCTGGGGCCTTTTTCAAAAGCTTGACCGGGAAGAGGTAGATTTTTACTTAAAGGAAAGAGCTGAGCAAGGATATTCGGTCATCCATGCCGCTGCAGTTCACAAAAACCCTTTTATTGTTCCTGAGCTCGAAAACAGTTATGGTGATAAGGCATTTGCAAATGAAGCCTTAATGAAACCAGCCATCACTGAAGGTAACGATCCTGAAGACAGCAATGCCTATGATTACTGGGATCATGTGGACTACATCATCGACAAAGCGGAAGAACATGGTCTCACCTTGGTATTCTTGCCTTTATTTGGGATGACAGAAGGTGATGCATACAACCTTATCACTCCAGGCAATGCTTATCAATATGGTACATTCTTGGGCAAACGCTATCAGCATAAAGGCAACCTCATCTGGTGCATGGGAGGAGATGTACTTGCCGAAAGTCCCACCCAAAAGGCTATATGGAATTTACTGGCCAGAGGTATCACCGAGGGTATTGCCCAATCGGAAGATTACTCCCAAACCTTGATGACTTACCACGTTCGGGGAGGCCATTCTTCTTCTGACTATTTTGAAAATGCTCCTTGGATAGACTTCCATATGATTCAGACTTGGGACTCCTACACCAAAATTTACGGGATAGTAAGCAATGACTACAATCATAAAATCACCAAACCGGTATTGCATGGAGAAGGTGCATATGAAGATGGACCGGAATATCCAACCAAGCCCATTACGCCCCATAAAATAAGAAAACAAGCCTATTGGGCTACTTTTGCGGGTGGAATGCACACTTATGGAAACACTAATATTTGGAGCTTTGGATCCAACCCTAAGTATTTTACCGAAGATTGGAAGGAAGCACTTCTTTCTGAAGGCGCCCAAAGTATGTTCATCTATCAGGCATTTTTCCAATCTATAAACTGGTGGGACTTTATACCAGACCAATCTGTCTTCCTTGAAGGAAAAGGAGATGGAGACCATTTAAATGTAGCCATGCAATCAGAAAGCAACCAACAGCTTTTAGTTTATTTTCCTGAGCCTGCTGAAGTAATCCTTGACCTTAAAATATTCAAAGGGGAGAAAGATATCTTTATCAAATGGTTTGATCCGAAAACAGGAAAAGAGATCAAACCTACTAAAGAGAAAAACAAAGGGACATTAAGCATCAAAACCCCAAATGAAATGGAAGATGCCTTGCTTTTATTAAGCTCTCGCAAATAG
- the map gene encoding type I methionyl aminopeptidase — protein MSITSASELIGMQEISEVVATTLKLMREHTKVGMSTRELDEFGGSILKSFGAKSAPLETYGFPGYTCISLNNEAAHGIPSTQKIIQEGDLINIDVSAELNGFWSDNGGSFVIGKDIYFHQPLVDASKEILHKAIHQIKGGVKIADIGYLIETEAKKSGYSVLKNLAGHGVGRSLHEKPDNILNYRVKGNKERFQKNTTVAIETFIATHSTQAVELSDGWTLVGNRGGFVTQHEHTILITDETPVILTASNGIWN, from the coding sequence ATGTCAATAACTTCAGCATCAGAATTAATCGGAATGCAAGAAATCAGTGAGGTTGTAGCCACTACGCTCAAACTGATGCGGGAGCATACCAAAGTGGGTATGTCCACCAGAGAGTTGGACGAATTTGGAGGCAGTATTTTAAAAAGCTTCGGAGCAAAGTCAGCACCATTAGAAACCTATGGATTTCCAGGTTATACCTGTATCAGCCTGAACAATGAGGCTGCCCATGGAATCCCCTCAACCCAAAAAATAATTCAAGAAGGTGACTTGATCAACATCGATGTTTCTGCTGAGCTCAACGGTTTTTGGTCTGACAATGGAGGTTCATTTGTGATTGGGAAAGACATTTACTTCCATCAACCTTTGGTAGATGCTTCCAAAGAGATTTTACATAAAGCCATTCACCAAATCAAAGGAGGTGTTAAGATTGCAGATATTGGCTACCTTATAGAAACCGAAGCGAAAAAGTCAGGTTATAGCGTTCTCAAGAATTTAGCGGGACATGGAGTGGGCAGAAGCCTCCATGAAAAACCAGACAATATTTTAAACTATAGGGTCAAGGGGAATAAAGAAAGGTTCCAAAAAAATACTACAGTGGCCATTGAAACATTTATTGCTACCCATTCGACCCAAGCGGTAGAACTATCTGACGGATGGACATTGGTGGGAAACAGAGGAGGATTTGTTACCCAACACGAGCACACCATATTGATCACCGATGAAACTCCTGTAATTCTCACCGCGTCCAATGGCATCTGGAATTGA